A section of the Castanea sativa cultivar Marrone di Chiusa Pesio chromosome 12, ASM4071231v1 genome encodes:
- the LOC142620387 gene encoding uncharacterized protein LOC142620387 → MAVCTMGVRHHGSIPNSSEAAEVLGGWTTTRTLTGETLFRLVYGTKALIPAEVGLASYRVESYDESKNDKALRLQLDLVDEVRAAAAQRLARYQDTMVKHYNSKVRHRDFQVGDLVLRKVLSATKDASQGKLDPN, encoded by the exons ATGGCTgtttgcacaatgggggttagacatcatgggtccattcccaACAGCAGTGaggcagctgaagttcttggtggttg gacaacgACGAGAACACTGACAGGAGAGACACTGTTTCGATTGGTGTATGGTACtaaggccctcataccggcagaggtAGGATTAGCAAGCTACCGTGTGGAAAGCTACGATGAGAGCAAGAATGACAAAGCTTTGCGTTTACAACTTGACCTTGTAGACGAAGTCAGGGCAGCAGCTGCACAAAGACTAGCGCGATACCAAGACACGATGgtaaaacattacaactccaaggttagGCATAGGGATTTCCAGGTGGGAGATCTAGTCTTACGAAAAGTACTCAgcgctacaaaggatgcctccCAAGGAAAACTGGATCCTAACTAG